The genomic DNA GAATCAGTGCCCTGCAGCCTGTGGCCGGTTTTGTGGAAAATGCAGCTCAGGAGGACTGCTCCGCTCTGCAGATTGTCCTCTGCAGTCGAAGTAGGGCCTGCTTGATGACATTTGACATTGTGGGGACTTGCTGCTTTAATGCAAtgaagcagcagctcctgccaaTTTCATCCCAGTACTATGTGCCGCTTTGAGCCTCTAACTATAAGTAACTGGAGGGCTGGATCGCTTCCAGCAGTGAGTTGAGAGGATTCTAGGAGACATCTCTGTTAGCATTCTGGTGCATAAAGCACACATGGGCATGGGAGGTGAGGGGGTTGTTTGTATGTGGTCCGCTTCAAAATCTACAGAATTATTGGAAGTTCCTTCGGTATCTTTTGTAGAAATGACAAGAAAAGAGATGGACGgggtttcctttcctttcaacAGTTTTGAACATTTGTTCTCCAAGTCAGAAAGATGTTCCTTTTCATGTAAAAAACAGTCCCTCTTTGTTGAAGGGGGTCCTCACTCCTAGAGATACATTTGTCCATGTATTAGATCTTTCTGATCAGCTCAACCGAGCAATAtcgtcagctggtgtaaattggtgagGTGCTcgtgacttcagcagagctgcaccaatttatactagctgagaatTTGGCACTCTGTACTCAATTAAATGTTGCCCAAAAGAAATGTCCTAGCTGCTCCACCCCTCATGTGTCCTAGAGGCTCTTATTTAATTAGCTAATGTATTTAGAAGCTAGTGAGGCAGTTCGCCTTCTTTTCTATCCTGTAATGCTGCTCTTCAGAGACCTCTAGGCAGAGTACAAAGCCTCTGTATCCAAAGGTACATTGGGTGTTTCGCGGCAAACAAAGGTGCCATGTCCTAAGTTCTCATATTCACTCAGCCATATGACAGCCTATGGGCAGAGAGGCTAGCGGAGGTTTAACATGAATTTCACAGTCCTGCCACATGCCATTTCAGTCTGTGCAAATGCAACTGCCTAGTaaataaaatgctgctgctgaaTTAAGATCAAAATCCAACATGTGGTCAGACTTCACCAGATTTGACAATAATCACAAAGAAATCTTTCCATACCAGGGCACTTTCTCTCCAGGCAGATCTATACATGCAGCTGCAGATCACCAGAGCGAAGGGGAGCAGTGCTAATGAAGAGAAGACACTCTCCTTGCAGCTCTGCAGTTTTGTCACTTTTTGTTCTCTCTGTATGTTTCCTTCTTTTTTGTTTCCATAAAAAGGTGACAAATGTTGCTGTTGCTCTTCAGCCTCACATCAAtgatgaggaggagaaggtgaCTTGCTCCTTGGGGAAAGCATCAGGCAAGTTCTCCTGGCACTTCCTCTTCCACTCTCCAGGTGATATTAACAAGATCCTGGAGCCCAGCACAGTTGCCTGTGTGGAAAGAGCAGAGACATCGCTATGGGGCAGGAAGAGCgtaacaccaccaccacagacaTCAACTTCACTGCCATCTACAACCTCCACAGAGGGGACTTCACCTCCTTCCGCAATTTCTCCTTCCCATTCAATTTCAGCTACAGCGATTATGACTTGCCTCTGGACAGTGAGGATGATGTGACCAAAACCCGCACCTTCTTTGCGGCCAAGATTGTGATTGGGGTGGCGCTCATCGGCATCATGCTGGTCTGTGGCATCGGCAACTTTATCTTCATTGCTGCCCTGGCCCGCTACAAGAAGCTGCGCAACCTCACCAACCTACTGATTGCTAACCTGGCCATCTCAGACTTCATCGTGGCTATCGTCTGCTGTCCCTTTGAGATGGACTACTACGTGGTGCGGCAGCTGTCCTGGGAACACGGCCATGTGCTCTGTGCCTCTGTCAATTACTTACGCACCGTCTCCCTTTACGTCTCTACCAATGCTCTCTTGGCTATAGCCGTAGACAGGTAAGCAGGGGAAATGGATGGTTTGATTTATACGGGGAGAGGAAACCAGGGATCCTTGTCCCTCTCAACGGCCAAGGTTTTCAGGTATCGGTGCCATCTACGTAAGTGGCTTAAtgtttagaggtgctgagcacctatggACCCTATTGATGTCCAGCAGATTTGTAGAAATCAGGTCACTTAAAAGCTTGGTcttgggaggtgctgagcacaggTCAGGAATTATCTGATGAAATGTTgggttgtgggattttttttgtcagttttgaGGAAAACTTCCTcgggtccaggatggaattttggAGAAGAGAACCATCCCAGAATAGCCAAAAGCCTACTCGTTAGAGCACTCATGtgagagacccaagttcaagtccctgctctacctgATTTAAAACAGAGACTTAAACCTGGATCTTCCATATCCAAGGTGAGagccctagccactggactatACAGTCACTTTCTCTCAGTCTCCTCTGTGGAAGCTATTCCACTTTTCATATATAATTacatattcattgggccagagagagtctTACTCTGTAGTCCACTGGTTAGGGTAGTCCCCTGGTGATCACTGGGCGATTGGCTATTTTGGGGTCttggtctcttgtaaagtatttCAAAACATCTGGTTTTCATTCTGATGTGGAAAGAAAATGAATGGCAGCACTTCAAAAAATGTTATGAAccagaatttttgttttccagcCGGCCCTATTGAGATCCCACCGCTGCCACTCAATCAAGCACTTGGCAGCACTAAGCTGGACATTTAAATATAGAATTGGATGCTAAGCTTTAGGCATCCAAAAATCTTCTCTCTGGGTCTAAATCATCAATAACTCACTATCCTCTCCTATTTATTGGCACTGTCACACACCAAATATTTTCCCAGGCAAAGGACTATATCAAGGTCCTATAGGAACCCATGTGGACGTCAAACCAGAGACTCTTGCATTTTTCATGCCGTTATGACAATGACACCTAGTTTAAGCCCCAGTTCCATTAAAGGAGCCTCTGCAAACTGGGTTCTGAGACCATGGGTGCCTCACAGTGTCCAGATCCCACATAATTTGCTTCAGTTTGCATCCCTGAGACCTTTGTATGGAGTTTCTCTTCCtgtaggaatttttaaaatataatcactGATCTCACAtccaggagcgccgccagcttttttggcgcccaAGGCGGCGAGAGGTCCCGCTCTCGAAATGGCGCCCCTGACAGTGGCGGCGGatggtcccacccccaaaatactgCGGACGACCAGGGCGGCCGCCGCCCCCAAATGTTAGCGGCCGGTCGTctaatgggttgcgctggccctgctcacatCAGGTGGTTACTGCTCTTTCCTCTCACTTTTTGTTTTATTGGCCGTGTGCACCACTGACTCAGATACCTGGACCCACCTTGACACCAAAGTTAGGTCTGTTGCAATTGACCCATGGAAGGCAAATCACAAAAGACTGTTTCCAGGCAGAAAGATCACACAACACAAGTCATTCCCTATACCACAGTGCCACATGACCACCTCTGAAGACTTAGGACAGCTCAGTGTATTAATATTATTGTTCTTTTCCCTTAATATTTGCAATTTATCCTATTTCCTTTCGATGCCATTTTAAGTTATAATCTCACTTTGCAGTTtggggggcctgattctcctctcatgccAATTTAACACTGATTTAACTCCACCGACTTAGTATAGTTACTATTGATCCagcctccactgaaatcaatgagagtctttccactaGCTCCAGTGGGAACTGGGTCAAGCCTTTTCACTGGCTTAAGTAGGAGATGAACCCTATGAGCCagttcttcagctggtgtaaatcggcatagCTCCAGTGTAGTCTGTGTGCACCAGTTCAGGAGCTggctttttgtctttgttttgagCATATTACTGTTTTCTATTTGATTTAATTCTTCTTAGATCATAACGAATGGTTTGGACAGACCTATTCAGTCACTTCCTCTGTGCCATCACCTCACACAAAGTTGTTCCCAAACAGACAGTAGGAGGTACTTGTCATCAAGTCCTTGTGCCTTGTCCAAGTCCACGGAGAAGATTTTCCAGCATCTTTCCCAGTCCATCTACTGAAATGATcctggaaaataatttttaaaaagttattgcaAAACCAAGCCAGAATGTTTATATAAATCCATATTCAATTTTAAAGCCTAAATGTTCTCTATTTTTGTAAGAgggtgacatttttttaaaaaattgctaaaagCTCCTTTTGCCCAATAGCAATCAATTAAACCCCCGGTGGTTATTTCTGTGAGCAGGCAGATGTCGCTCTGTAATTCGTTCATATCTCTTTTGCTCAAAATGGTTaactgaagaagaagaagaagaaattgcTAATATTCAGATACAGAATGTGCACATTCTGTTTATCTGAGAGCTTGGATAATCATGTGATAAGCAAGCTTAAGATGCactatttaaaaagatattttgggaaaacattttttcagtaaGATACTCTAAAGTACAAACATTCATATACTTAGTATTCACTATTTTTGGAACAAAGTTCTGGAAGTTTGGCAATGCAATATGTTgacctcttcatttttttctggcCAACATTTTGAGCCCATCCTGCATCCCTGGGATACCCTAGATGGGAATAATAATGCTAGATACATAATAATGCACATACATTCTTGTAACCACACAATCTCCAGCTTCCATAATGGCAGCCATGATCACTTAGTGCAATTTGGAGCAGCCTGAAGAGTGCTCTACCATGTACTAGGAGATGGTATTAGGGCAGAGAAGCCCAGGATCAAGGGGACAGGAAGGTGGCTTAAGTCACCTTTGTACCTAGCCTCCTTAGTTCTGCCAAGCACTTCTCAGCCAGCACTGAGAAGCTGGGCGGGTGCattcttctgttttactggcattTATTGATAATGGGGAACTTTTTACTTGGTGGAAAGAGAAGCAGCACTcagttaataataaaaatatacagttgTCCATTCCATTGCACTCCTATGGGGGTGAGCACTTTTGCCATTCCATGGGACCTTGTCTGTACCAAGAAGACTTTGAGGTATGCATTTGAACCCTGATGGGGCACCCAAGTAACTTGACTGACACTTCATTTATTTATGAATGAGTGATCCAATGATCACTGTGATCCAATGATATATATTATACAGGAATAAAATCCTTCTAATGAATGATAAATTGCACTATTTTAAACAGTTGTTACACCTTGATGTGGAATAGAAAACTACAGATTGCTTGGGAGGGGAGACACAGTTTGTGAGTACATTTGATCAAAATATTCCTTATGTGGAAAAGAAGGTTCAAATCTTCTTGTGCCAAATTGTGCCCTCCATTAAGCAGAGCTCCTCATCAAGATCTGAGTGAAAACAGATGGTATAATATGGCCCCTTGTGCCTTTTTAACTTAATTGAGTCAATAACAATTGATTCATCTTGCATATAAAATACTAAGATTTCTCCTTACCTTTTGTTAACTTCTGCGTGGTAAATGTCAGCAGCAAATTGATTGCAGTTTTGTAATGAGTACAAGCAGCTGCCGTCATGCTAAGTAATAGGGCAACTAAATGGGGATAGAAGATTTAAGCTCCTATTACCAATAGCCTCTTGCTACACACTAAACAAAACTCCACATTAGAGTAAACTGCCAGGCTTTATATATAAAGTCCTTTCTCAATTACATGGAAACATCCTGagatgtaaatatttaaaagcatCTGTAGGTCTGATTTCAATTCAAACCTTTATTACCtgataaaatatttgtgtttccattattttaaatgtctttacACAGAGATTCAATGGTAGTAACTGAACCTTCCCTAATCGTACACAGTCAAGTACTTCTCAGCCAAGGAATGTATTTTCCTCCTTTGTCCTCTAAAGATGTATTACTGTGTGTTTTCCAttctcacacacatgcatgtgcagCTAGTCCATCTAAGAACTACACAAATCAATCACCGTGTACTGTATCTGTGTTACCTAATAACCTTTAGAAAATGTGTACAGTTTCTTTTCATCCTCTCTCTCATAACTTGGGATGAGGGTTAAAGAATGTTTCCATGTTGATAGGAAATTAAgccatgatttttaaaagcaggagcCTAAAActttggctcctaaatccatacttAGGCACCCAGATAGACAGCCAGATCTTCAAAGTGATGAGCAATAACAAGAGGGCCAGTACTTCTGGAAGTCCAGCCACTCAGTCAGATGCTTAtttatggatttaggagcctaattttaggctgCTTCATTTTTGACTTATCTTCACGTCTTGCTCCCTCAAGAAAGCAAATGTCTGTCAAGTTCtccctttttaaaacaatgacaaTTTCTGCCCCCGCCTCAGTAAATCACTCTGCTTGGATTCAGAAATGTGCTTTAGTTAATAAGCTTTCCTGACTTTGTTCTGAGTGTGTTATTTATCTTTTGTAGGTATCTGGCCATTGTCCACCCACTCAAACCACGTATGAATTATCAAACAGCTACTTTCCTAATTGCTTTGGTCTGGATAGTCTCCATACTCATTGCGATACCATCTGCATATTTCACTACTGAAACTGTAATATTCATAGTAAAAAATCAGGAGAAAATTTTTTGTGGCCAGATTTGGCCAGTTGACCAGCAAATGTATTATAAATCCTACTTCCTCTTCATCTTTGGCATTGAATTTGTTGGACCTGTAATCACAATGACCCTGTGTTATGCCAGGATCTCCAGAGAGCTTTGGTTTAAAACTGTCCCAGGGTTCCAGACAGAGCAGATCAGAAAGAGGCTCCGGTGCAGAAGAAAAACAGTCATGGTACTTATGTGTATCCTAACTGCCTATGTCCTCTGCTGGGCCCCATTCTATGGATTCACTATTGTCCGTGACTTTTTCCCTACTGTCTTTGTGAAAGAGAAGCATTACCTTACAGCATTTTACATAGTTGAGTGCATTGCCATGAGCAACAGCATGATCAACACCATGTGCTTTGTAACTGTAAAGAATAACACTATGAAGTATTTGAAGAAGATCATGTTGCTTAGGTGGAGATCTACATATAACAGCAGCAAATCTAGTGTAGATTTAGACATTAAAACTAGTGCAATGCCTGTCACAGAAGAGGTAGACTGCATAAAATTAAAGTAATCTCTTGTGGTTCTATTGTCATGGCATGTATATTCCATGGGGCGGGGGACGTTGCCTCAGAAAATTCTCTTTTTCTTTGATGATATGTACTAATGGAGAGAACACTGGACTACGGGTCAGTAGACCATGACTCTATTCCTGACTATACCAGTGACCTGCCGTCCCAACGCtctttgcctcaatttccccatctgtaaaactggaacACTGACACTTCTCTTTTGTAAATGCCTTTGAGATTTAGGAATGGCAAGTTCTATATAAGAGCAAGGTTGTAGTGTCTGGGTCTGAAATTCCCCCATCTCTCCTAGCAATGATACTGAGAATTCCCGCCATTTCCCTTTAAGTCTGGGTGACCTTTGCCCTCTTCCAGCCCATGACCCTTGCCTTTAAGGCACTCATCCTTCCCCCTCGCCCACCTCCTCTCCACCTCACTAAGGTGGGAAGCAAGACTTTGCTGCTTTATGGTACTACTTACCCTCTCAAAATGTCCAGACTCCTTCAAGTGCCCAAGCACCTAGCAACCTACTGACATTTCAACCCCACACAGCCTTCTGATCCACAGCATAGCCCCTTGCCACCGGGCCTGTTTTCTACCATTTCCTGCTCTAGCAAAGACCTTTACTACTACGTCCTTTACTGTAGTGTCCTGTATAGAACACTTTGATCTCATCCCCCTTTGTACATTTATGCAGAATGTTACTTTGCTCTTGGGTACTTGAAAATGGAATGGCTCCATTTTCCCGCTGGCACAGAGGTGTTCCTCCTCACctgcttagggccagattctgtcaccctCACTGATGCTATGACCATCATACTCCTAGAGCAGGCCCATTcttttcaatgggactactttcTGAGTAAGGAGCTATTTAGTGGttaaaattcacccttgtgcacaTTGCCTAAGTTCCATATAGGCCCTTAAAATAGGGTTCAGGTGGGACATATATAGTGTATAGGGCTTGTGCTGGCACCCTGCAAAAGGGTGAAGTTCACCCACTGTGAGTAAGAGAGatagaatctggccctcaatGAACCTGTCACTGATTTGCTGTTTGACTGTCACTTGATGTCCGCGTAAATGTAGCAACATCATGCACCATGCAACACGTCCAGATGAATTCTGTGTAATCGCCTTTAATTCCATCTTTATCATTCCGTTTTTGTATAGCACAAGGATCAGTGTTTCTTTTAATTAGTAACTGTGATTATACAGATACCGTCAGTGAAGTACATTCATTTAAGCCCCAGTCATTACACTTCATGAATTTTCATGTATTGAAATCAAGGCTTTTCTACTGAGCTGCAGAACGCTTGTCATTTTTGTGTATGTGATACTGCCTCCCTTTGAAGTAAACCGCGTTTGTAAATAATTCGTCTATTTGTGAATTTAAAGTGAGCAGAAATGTCTGTTacttaataaaacaataaatgtgGGAATCTGAGCTGCATTCAAGATTATTtttaaggaaactgcttttcacACTCAAATTTTTTTACATCAAAGAATGGACTAAAATGTCAATAATCCTATTTTGGTAGCAAAGATTAGTGGTGATGTGATGGGGTGGAGAAGGCCCAGATCCCCCTGCTGGAGGTCTCAGGGTCCTGCCACAACGaacccaggaaaggagcagtggagctaAATTCTCCAAGCTGCCTAGACAGACTGCACAGGAAGCACCCAATCTGGTTTAGGCTTCAAAGGGCTAGCCAATCAGAGGGTTGCAGGATAGTATAAAAGGAGCAGCAGTGCAGATCAGTCAGTTATTTGTTGTAGTCAAAGGACTGcagatggtgctcctggctggccaaagAGAAGTACAGCACCACAGACAGCTCAGTGCTGGGAGGGTCCAGGGGAGCAAGAAAAActttctggctggctgctgggcctgaacaCAGAAGAGCCCTGAGGTAGGGTTGACGCGTTGGTGAAGGcaagggccatggggaagtggcccaaggaactgaaagcagtttagtgagagcagtggttctcaacctatttaccattgtgggctgcatatgtgggccacatccacactatatatactacctgtatggccctgagggtATCACATGAACCACAGCTGTGTGCTCATTGGGCCACAAGTGGCCTGCAGACCAtgtgttgagaaccactgagttaaagGGATATGAAGGTGCTATTCTTAGGgtcactgggctgggaccaagagtAATGGGTGGACCTGGGTCTCCCCCAAATTGGACAATGATAAATCCCCAGAAGGGGATCTGAACTGTTAAGAGGACCAGCTGGAGATCTGAGGCCAGAACAGACCAGAGTGGGCAAAAAGTC from Chelonoidis abingdonii isolate Lonesome George chromosome 3, CheloAbing_2.0, whole genome shotgun sequence includes the following:
- the PROKR1 gene encoding prokineticin receptor 1, with protein sequence MGQEERNTTTTDINFTAIYNLHRGDFTSFRNFSFPFNFSYSDYDLPLDSEDDVTKTRTFFAAKIVIGVALIGIMLVCGIGNFIFIAALARYKKLRNLTNLLIANLAISDFIVAIVCCPFEMDYYVVRQLSWEHGHVLCASVNYLRTVSLYVSTNALLAIAVDRYLAIVHPLKPRMNYQTATFLIALVWIVSILIAIPSAYFTTETVIFIVKNQEKIFCGQIWPVDQQMYYKSYFLFIFGIEFVGPVITMTLCYARISRELWFKTVPGFQTEQIRKRLRCRRKTVMVLMCILTAYVLCWAPFYGFTIVRDFFPTVFVKEKHYLTAFYIVECIAMSNSMINTMCFVTVKNNTMKYLKKIMLLRWRSTYNSSKSSVDLDIKTSAMPVTEEVDCIKLK